One region of Polynucleobacter paneuropaeus genomic DNA includes:
- the cyaY gene encoding iron donor protein CyaY, translated as MTPNQANVEKIDDKQFHQLGGQVLQSIELALEAADEALDLDLDIERQGGNVINIRFRDRSVIVVNTQPPLHEIWVAAKSGGYHYRWSGTQTQPLWLDTKTGRELMSDLSEFASAQAGKPVKIKLHL; from the coding sequence ATGACGCCAAATCAGGCTAATGTAGAAAAGATTGATGACAAACAGTTCCATCAGCTGGGAGGGCAAGTTTTGCAATCGATTGAACTTGCTTTGGAGGCTGCTGATGAGGCGTTAGATCTGGATTTAGATATTGAGCGTCAAGGGGGTAATGTCATCAATATCCGCTTTCGAGATCGCAGCGTCATTGTGGTGAATACTCAACCCCCATTACATGAGATCTGGGTTGCAGCAAAGTCAGGTGGTTATCACTACCGGTGGTCAGGAACTCAAACCCAGCCATTGTGGCTTGATACCAAAACGGGTCGAGAGCTCATGAGTGATCTATCCGAGTTTGCTAGTGCTCAGGCAGGCAAGCCCGTCAAAATTAAGCTGCACCTGTAG
- a CDS encoding transposase, with product MARQARTVIPGQAMHVMVRGNNRQTLFFNDEDRRIYLDWLKEAAKQFTCSVHAFVLMPNHVHLLVTPSKADSLAKTMQSLGRRYAQYFNQQHHRSGTIWEGRFRSSLIDPSYFLRCQRYIELNPVRVGFESSPQDSTWSSYPSHTGQKVEPWLVDHESFWKLGNTPFERQMAWAGFIKDGAPHWEDRQITEALLRSKPWLSDILAQKLFKDRPDQLEIRHRGRPKKENTEFAAT from the coding sequence ATGGCACGACAAGCGCGCACAGTCATTCCTGGACAGGCCATGCATGTCATGGTCAGAGGCAATAATCGCCAGACCCTATTTTTTAATGATGAAGATCGCCGCATCTATCTTGATTGGTTAAAAGAAGCAGCCAAGCAATTTACTTGCTCAGTGCACGCTTTTGTTCTGATGCCAAATCATGTGCATTTATTAGTGACGCCAAGTAAGGCGGATTCATTAGCCAAGACCATGCAGTCTCTAGGCCGGCGCTATGCACAGTACTTTAATCAACAGCATCATCGATCTGGCACTATTTGGGAAGGGCGTTTTCGCTCATCCTTAATTGATCCAAGTTATTTCTTACGCTGTCAGCGCTATATCGAATTAAATCCGGTACGCGTTGGTTTTGAATCAAGTCCCCAAGACTCAACATGGAGCAGCTACCCATCGCACACTGGGCAAAAAGTGGAGCCCTGGTTAGTCGATCATGAATCTTTTTGGAAGCTAGGCAATACCCCTTTTGAGAGGCAAATGGCTTGGGCAGGGTTTATCAAGGATGGCGCACCCCACTGGGAAGACCGCCAAATAACCGAGGCCTTATTGCGTTCCAAGCCCTGGTTGAGCGATATATTGGCCCAAAAGTTATTTAAAGATCGTCCAGATCAGCTGGAAATTCGGCATCGGGGTCGGCCCAAAAAGGAAAATACCGAATTTGCGGCTACTTGA
- a CDS encoding penicillin-binding protein 1A: MALPPKDRPPQNQRSNPQPNRRPRDFRADPPAFAKSGSPLIKALFVMGMAVGVMFVLLLGYAFLVAKPNLPKISALVDYNPKTPLRVYTADKVLIGEFGEERRKVIPLADMPLVMRNAVIATEDDRFYSHGGVDYVGVLRAGLANMRGHLAQGASTITMQVARNFFLSNEKTFSRKIYEVLLAWEIESQLSKDKILEIYMNQIFLGQRAFGFSSAAQIYFGKELKDISTAEAAMLAGLPKAPSAYNPVTNFRRAKMRQTYILGRMRDLGYITPEEYQKAIAEELHIRGLGNEFSTRADFPAEMVRQLLYAQYGDVIYSQGIDVYTTILKADQDAAYKAVRRGIFEYDLRHAYRGPEGFVNLPDDQAKRQKVIDDALLAYPQLDDLQSGIVLDAKPKELQVIISTGDVITLKGDALKLASASLTDSAQPKKKLRPGSVVRLLQTDDGVWKLAQLPQVEAAFVSMNAQNGAILSLVGGFDFRRNQFNHVTQAWRQPGSSFKPFIYAAALEKGFSPSTMVNDAPLSIGSLETGSQAWEPKNYDGKYDGMMRLRNALAKSKNLVSVRIVRAIGPSYAQEYVKRFGFDPEKHPPYLTIALGAGSVTPLQMATAYSVFANGGYQVEPYLIDRMIDTKGNVLFEAKPVRAGEDASRVLDKRTAFVMDSLLQEVTKTGTAASARAKLGRTDIAGKTGTTNESHDAWFAGYNPKLVAIAWIGFDKPESLGDKETGGGLALPMWISYMGVALKGVPQESREVPDGVTQFDGDWFIPEFAPNGGVRELQ, translated from the coding sequence ATGGCTCTCCCCCCAAAAGACCGGCCACCGCAGAATCAGCGGTCCAATCCACAGCCCAATCGGCGTCCGCGGGATTTTCGTGCAGACCCACCCGCATTTGCTAAATCTGGCAGCCCCTTAATTAAGGCTTTATTTGTGATGGGGATGGCCGTTGGGGTGATGTTTGTTCTATTGCTGGGCTATGCTTTTTTGGTTGCCAAGCCAAACTTACCGAAGATTTCGGCATTGGTGGACTACAACCCCAAAACCCCTTTACGCGTCTATACCGCCGATAAAGTATTAATTGGGGAGTTTGGGGAAGAGCGTCGCAAAGTGATTCCCTTGGCTGACATGCCCTTGGTAATGAGAAATGCGGTTATCGCTACCGAAGATGACCGCTTCTACTCACATGGTGGGGTGGACTACGTCGGTGTTTTGCGGGCAGGACTAGCAAATATGCGAGGACACCTTGCGCAGGGAGCTTCCACAATTACGATGCAAGTGGCTCGAAATTTCTTTCTGAGTAATGAAAAAACCTTCAGCAGAAAAATATACGAAGTTTTGCTTGCCTGGGAAATCGAGTCGCAGTTAAGCAAAGATAAGATTCTGGAGATTTATATGAACCAGATCTTTTTGGGCCAAAGAGCGTTTGGTTTTTCAAGTGCTGCCCAAATCTATTTCGGCAAAGAGTTAAAGGATATCAGCACTGCAGAGGCGGCCATGTTGGCAGGCTTACCTAAAGCGCCATCGGCGTACAACCCAGTTACTAATTTTCGTCGAGCCAAAATGCGACAAACCTATATCTTGGGTCGCATGCGAGATTTGGGTTACATCACTCCAGAGGAATATCAAAAGGCGATAGCTGAAGAGTTGCATATTCGTGGGCTTGGTAATGAATTTAGTACGCGCGCAGACTTTCCAGCTGAGATGGTCCGTCAATTACTCTATGCCCAATATGGCGATGTGATTTATTCACAAGGCATCGATGTTTATACAACCATCCTTAAGGCTGATCAGGATGCCGCCTACAAAGCAGTACGCCGTGGAATTTTTGAATATGATCTGCGACATGCCTATCGTGGGCCAGAAGGATTCGTTAATTTGCCTGATGATCAGGCAAAACGCCAGAAGGTCATAGACGATGCCTTACTGGCATATCCCCAGTTAGATGATTTGCAATCGGGAATCGTTCTAGATGCTAAGCCCAAAGAGTTGCAAGTGATTATTTCAACTGGTGATGTCATTACTTTAAAGGGTGATGCATTGAAATTAGCGAGTGCCTCATTGACTGATAGCGCCCAGCCCAAGAAAAAACTTCGCCCTGGATCCGTGGTGCGTTTATTACAAACTGACGATGGCGTATGGAAATTAGCGCAGTTGCCTCAAGTCGAGGCGGCATTTGTTTCAATGAATGCTCAGAACGGCGCAATCTTATCTTTGGTTGGTGGATTTGATTTCAGACGCAATCAATTTAATCATGTAACACAGGCTTGGCGTCAGCCTGGTTCTTCATTTAAACCATTCATTTACGCCGCCGCTCTGGAAAAAGGTTTCTCTCCAAGCACCATGGTTAATGATGCGCCCCTATCGATTGGTAGTCTGGAGACTGGTAGTCAGGCGTGGGAGCCTAAAAACTATGATGGTAAATATGACGGCATGATGCGTTTGCGCAATGCCCTGGCCAAGTCTAAAAATTTAGTATCAGTCAGAATTGTGCGCGCCATTGGACCTTCGTATGCCCAAGAATATGTAAAGCGTTTTGGCTTCGACCCAGAAAAGCATCCACCGTATTTAACAATTGCCTTGGGCGCGGGTTCAGTAACCCCCTTACAAATGGCAACCGCGTATAGCGTATTTGCAAATGGCGGCTATCAAGTGGAGCCCTACTTAATTGATAGGATGATTGATACTAAAGGTAATGTCTTATTTGAAGCAAAACCGGTTCGTGCTGGTGAAGATGCAAGTCGAGTGCTTGATAAGCGTACAGCCTTTGTGATGGATAGTTTGTTACAAGAAGTAACTAAAACTGGAACAGCTGCTAGTGCACGCGCTAAGTTGGGGCGTACTGATATTGCAGGAAAAACTGGTACTACCAATGAATCGCATGATGCTTGGTTTGCGGGATACAACCCAAAGCTTGTTGCGATCGCTTGGATTGGTTTTGATAAGCCCGAAAGTTTGGGTGATAAAGAAACCGGTGGAGGACTCGCATTACCAATGTGGATCTCGTATATGGGAGTTGCTTTAAAAGGGGTCCCTCAAGAATCTCGCGAAGTACCAGATGGTGTTACTCAGTTTGATGGAGATTGGTTCATTCCTGAGTTTGCGCCCAATGGTGGTGTACGCGAACTGCAATAA
- the lptM gene encoding LPS translocon maturation chaperone LptM, with protein MIAILIRTLLITLLMSLVGCGVRGPLYLPNVPPAPIPPSEPEPQGVLYPPPAPSYPIPPPAPQ; from the coding sequence ATGATAGCGATTCTTATCAGAACCTTGCTGATTACCCTCCTAATGTCCCTAGTGGGATGCGGGGTTAGGGGACCACTTTATTTGCCAAATGTGCCGCCTGCTCCAATACCTCCAAGTGAACCTGAGCCTCAAGGAGTGCTTTACCCTCCCCCAGCGCCTAGCTATCCCATTCCACCTCCCGCGCCTCAATGA
- the aroB gene encoding 3-dehydroquinate synthase: protein MKTLKVDLGQRSYPIFIGSDLIDRPELFEACSKASSIYIVANTTVAPLYAERLSKTLASFGKSVRTIALPDGESFKDWKNLQTIFDELLKHGADRQTVLIALGGGVIGDMTGFAAASFMRGIRFIQVPTTLLSQVDSSVGGKTGINHPLGKNMIGAFHQPIAVIADLSTLKTLPPRELSAGLAEVIKHGAIADATFLNWIEANTSALLACDIEAMSHAVLRSCEIKSAVVSADEREGGVRATLNFGHTFGHAIEAGMGYGEWLHGEAVGCGMVMGAKLSCLLKKITQADADRLTRIIHSMHLPTTAPKFGAERYIELMQVDKKAEGGQIRYVLLEQIGKAYIATAPHEAVVETLLATGAA, encoded by the coding sequence ATGAAAACACTGAAAGTTGATCTCGGTCAAAGAAGCTATCCAATCTTTATTGGCTCCGATTTAATTGATCGGCCAGAACTATTTGAGGCTTGCTCTAAAGCTAGCTCTATTTATATTGTCGCCAATACCACTGTGGCACCACTCTATGCAGAGCGCCTGAGTAAAACGCTCGCGAGTTTTGGAAAGTCCGTCAGAACAATTGCGCTTCCAGATGGTGAATCATTTAAAGATTGGAAAAATCTACAAACCATCTTTGATGAACTGCTCAAGCATGGTGCTGATCGACAGACTGTACTCATCGCACTCGGTGGTGGTGTCATCGGTGACATGACTGGTTTTGCAGCAGCGAGTTTTATGCGTGGCATCCGCTTTATTCAAGTACCGACCACACTGCTTTCTCAAGTAGATTCTTCGGTTGGCGGTAAGACTGGTATCAATCATCCACTGGGCAAAAATATGATTGGGGCATTTCATCAGCCGATTGCAGTGATTGCAGACTTGAGCACTCTAAAAACGTTACCGCCTCGAGAACTTTCAGCCGGTCTTGCTGAAGTGATCAAACATGGTGCCATTGCCGATGCTACTTTCTTAAATTGGATTGAAGCAAATACAAGCGCTCTACTAGCCTGTGATATTGAAGCAATGTCACACGCAGTCTTGCGATCCTGTGAAATTAAGTCAGCCGTAGTTTCTGCAGATGAAAGGGAAGGCGGGGTTCGGGCGACGCTCAATTTTGGTCATACCTTTGGTCATGCGATTGAAGCTGGTATGGGCTATGGAGAATGGCTGCATGGTGAAGCCGTTGGCTGCGGTATGGTGATGGGCGCTAAGCTATCCTGCCTTTTGAAAAAAATTACCCAAGCCGATGCGGATCGCTTAACCCGCATCATTCACTCAATGCATCTTCCAACTACAGCCCCAAAGTTTGGTGCTGAGCGTTATATCGAGTTAATGCAGGTGGATAAAAAAGCCGAGGGCGGACAAATTCGTTATGTGCTTTTAGAGCAAATTGGTAAAGCGTACATTGCCACCGCGCCCCATGAGGCAGTTGTCGAAACTTTACTAGCTACAGGTGCAGCTTAA
- a CDS encoding shikimate kinase, whose protein sequence is MNSSSNNIFLIGLMGAGKSTVGKLLAKKLGRQFIDVDHVIEERCGVKIPLIFEMEGEAGFRKREAQALDHASSGNDIVLATGGGAVLLPDNRQLLSERGTVVYLHANPVELWHRTKGSDNRPLLKNGDARQILEELYALRDPLYREIANHIIETGKPSVNQLVHTLMMQLELSQ, encoded by the coding sequence GTGAACTCCTCAAGTAACAACATCTTTCTAATTGGTCTTATGGGTGCTGGCAAGTCAACCGTTGGCAAACTGCTGGCTAAAAAATTGGGACGCCAATTTATCGATGTTGATCATGTTATTGAAGAGCGTTGTGGCGTCAAGATACCCCTCATTTTTGAAATGGAGGGTGAAGCTGGTTTTCGTAAACGTGAAGCACAAGCCCTAGATCATGCAAGCTCAGGCAACGATATTGTTTTAGCTACCGGTGGTGGTGCAGTTCTGTTACCTGATAATCGCCAACTATTAAGTGAACGGGGCACGGTTGTCTACTTACATGCCAATCCTGTTGAGCTCTGGCATCGCACCAAAGGGAGTGATAACCGCCCCCTGCTAAAAAACGGGGATGCTCGACAGATTCTTGAAGAGCTCTATGCCCTGCGGGATCCGCTCTATCGTGAAATCGCCAATCATATTATTGAAACTGGTAAACCCAGTGTGAATCAATTGGTTCATACTTTAATGATGCAACTTGAACTCTCCCAATGA
- a CDS encoding type II and III secretion system protein yields the protein MKKTLITGLICLSFLSLWNNPVRGDNHREGFSQTLISLDFPKIELRDLLQTLAKIGNTNFLLSESIQGQISIDLKNTPWHTALHSILASRGLRLLRYGDIYWIGPHSEIQAFQKHRREDAALPFGGDHINSPRQILIEARIVEADQRFARELGMKLAYQAKNTASQVTKNFSGNSDLSGAGLNGFNPASLAATLISRDASRLLQLELSALESDGQGKILSNPRIMTGDQVKATIEQGTELPYQVSSQSGSKLQFRKANLRLEVMPKIHPDGKISMLVGINKDTVGMKTEQGYAIDTKNLSSEVTVENGGTAIIGGIFQTTEREDEVKIPLLGDIPLLGHLFRHKSKLQDKTELLVFLTPTVLDKP from the coding sequence ATGAAAAAGACGCTTATTACGGGGCTAATTTGCCTAAGTTTTCTATCGCTTTGGAATAACCCTGTCCGGGGGGATAACCATCGGGAGGGTTTTTCTCAAACTTTGATTAGCTTGGATTTTCCTAAGATCGAGCTGAGGGATTTATTGCAGACCTTGGCAAAAATTGGGAACACCAATTTTTTACTGAGTGAATCAATTCAAGGGCAGATTTCAATTGACCTGAAAAACACCCCTTGGCACACTGCCCTGCATTCGATACTTGCCAGCAGGGGTTTACGCCTTCTGAGATACGGTGATATTTACTGGATTGGGCCTCATTCTGAAATCCAGGCATTTCAGAAGCATCGTCGAGAGGATGCTGCCCTCCCTTTTGGGGGCGATCATATCAATAGTCCAAGGCAGATATTGATCGAGGCCCGCATCGTCGAGGCGGACCAGAGGTTTGCGCGAGAGCTCGGCATGAAATTGGCTTATCAAGCAAAAAATACCGCTTCGCAAGTCACAAAAAACTTTTCCGGAAATAGCGATTTATCAGGTGCAGGTTTAAATGGCTTTAATCCTGCCTCGCTGGCTGCAACCCTGATTTCTCGGGATGCTAGCCGCTTACTGCAACTTGAACTATCGGCATTGGAATCAGACGGACAGGGGAAAATTCTCTCCAATCCTCGCATCATGACTGGCGATCAAGTAAAAGCAACGATTGAGCAAGGTACTGAATTGCCCTATCAAGTGAGTAGTCAAAGTGGGAGCAAACTGCAATTTCGGAAGGCGAACCTACGCCTAGAGGTCATGCCCAAGATTCACCCAGATGGAAAGATTTCCATGCTGGTAGGAATCAATAAAGACACTGTGGGTATGAAAACAGAACAGGGTTACGCGATTGACACCAAAAACCTCAGTTCTGAGGTTACTGTTGAAAATGGCGGTACAGCCATTATTGGCGGGATCTTTCAAACCACCGAGCGCGAGGATGAGGTCAAGATTCCTTTATTGGGTGACATCCCCTTGCTTGGCCATTTATTTCGTCATAAGTCAAAGCTTCAGGATAAAACTGAGCTCCTAGTCTTTTTAACTCCTACCGTCTTAGATAAACCCTAA